DNA from Asanoa sp. WMMD1127:
ACCATCGGCGAGCTCGTGCTCGGCCCGTACGGGTTCCTCCTGACACTCGCCTTCGCCGTCGCCGCGCTCGGCCTGGTGACCCTCGCGATCGCCATCCGCAAAGCGATCCCGCTGACGGCGGGGGCGCGGGCCGGCAGCGGGTTGCTCGCGACGGCCGGTGTGGCGCTGCTGATCGGCGGCCTGTTCGACACCGACCGGCTGGACGGCGCGATCGACTGGGATTCGTTGAGCGCCAACGGCGTCGTACACCTGCTGGCGGTGGCGGTGTCCTTCATCTGCGCCGTCGCGGCGATGGTGGTGCTCACCTGGACCTTCGCCCGGAGCGCGCGATGGCGACCGTTCACGCCCTGGTCCGGCCTGCTCGCCACCGGATCGGTGAGCCTGCTGCTGGCTCAGGGTGGCCAGCAGGACTCGTCCACCGGGCTGCTGCAGCGTCTGCTGGTCACGTTGGTCGCCGCGTGGGTGGTCGCCGTGGCCTGGCGGGTGCGGTCATCGGCCACCGACGCGCATGAGGCGCGCTCCACCGTCGCGCGGCCATGACCGCTGCCACGAAAGGGCGAGCCCCGGAACGAGTACGGCCGCGACGGCCAGGTGCATGCCCGCCAGAGCCAGCATCGCGGCCGTCGTGGTGGCCATGAACGGGCCGGCGAGCGAGAGGATGAAGGCGGGCAGCGCCACTCCCAACCAAACGGGTCCGGCCAGCGGCGTCAACCGCTCCAGCAGGGAGAACAGCACCCAGCCGGCCAGACTGGCGGTCGCGGCGGCCACGACGACGGCGGGCAGACCTACTGTCACCGCGTGCCGCGCGGCGGTGCCCGGAGTGGCCGGTGCGGGCATCGACGCCACGATGTCGAGGCCGCCGATCGGCACGGCTGCGAGCCAGACGACGGCCGGCGCCGCGGTCGCCGCCACCGCGACCGCACCGCGCCGCCTCGTCTCCCGTCGCAGCACCATGCGTCTCCACGATTCGACTCGAAGGGTTCTCGGGGGCGGGCGGCTACCCGAGTGCCCATGCCGCCAAACGCCGTCGCTGGGCCGTGTTCGCCGATGACCATCCACAGTGGTAGGTGCGTCGGCTGGCCCACCCGAAGCCGGGAGCTAGGACGGTTATTCAGCGGTGCTGGGGGAACGGCGGGTACACGTGGCCCGGCGACCAGAACGGCGGATAGTCGTAGTAGCTGTAGAGGACCCGGTAGAACGGCAGCTGGTCGCCACTTTGCGCGTCGGAACGCGGCGCGCCGGTGATCCGGGTCAACGTCTGGTCGACCTGGATCTCGTCGGACCGCACCAGCGTCACCGCCTCGACCGGCACGCAGACCGGTAGCCGTCGGGGCCCGGCGGCGCCGGAATCGCCGACGCGAAGGAACCGCACCTTGCCCTCGCCGGTGTCGACGAGCAGGTCGGTGACCGTCCCGACGAGCAGGCCGTCGCAGTCGCGCATCCGGCGGCCTCGCACGTCCTCCGCCGCCGAGACGGTTCGCTCGGTGTCGCTCAACGTAACCAACATCGCGTCGGCTGTCATCGTGCTCCTTGCCCGCGGTCGAAGGGCTGGGCGGCTACCCCGTCCGCGGCCGCGCCAAACGTGAGCGTTTGAGCATTGGAGCGCTCGGGTAGCTGCCCGCCGTGCGTGTTCGCGAACCCGGGCACCGTCCCGGCCGTCTCCTGCGTGCGCTGTTCCGCGTCCCCGTGCCCCTGCTGCGGTGGCGGCTCGGCGCGATCTTCGGCCACCGCGTCGTACTGATCGAGCACTTCGGACGGCGGACCGGTGTCCGCCGGCAGACGGCGGTGGAGGTGATCGGGCGGGACCGGCGGTCGGGCACGATCACGGTCGCGTCCGGCTACGGTGGCCGCGCCGACTGGTACCGCAACCTGCGTGCCAACCCGAGGGCGACCGTCGTCGACGGCGCACGGCGGCGGACCGTCGAGGCTTTCGTGGTGTCACCTGACGACGCCGCGGGCACCATGGTCGGATACGCCCAGCAGCATCCCCGGATAGCCCCCCGCGTCGCGCGCATGCTCGGCTACGAAGTCGACGGTACCGACGAGGACTATGCCGCGCTCGGCCGGGCACTGCGCTTCCTCGAGCTCGCGCCGGTGCGTCGGCTCACCTGAACTGCCGGCGGCAGCCGGCACAGTGCCGGGCGGAAACTGGCCACTGTGGATCGTGCCTTGGTGGTGGTGTGACAGCCGGTCCGACTGCTGGACAGGGGTCACGCCCCGATCAGTCGTCGCTGCCGCTCTCGGGCCGGACCTCGCGCTTGCCGATGCCGAGCCGGTGCAACGGACCGTGCCACGCGGGGGCTTCGGCCGGATCGTCGAAGCCGCGGGCGACGACGACGTCCGTGGAGGAGTGCAGCAGGATGGACAGCACGATGGCCGCCGCGACGACTTCGAAGATCTCGAAAGCGCTGGCGATGCCCGAGGTGAGCACCAACAGTCCGTAGACGACGGAAGCGAATCCCTTGGGGCCGAACCACATGGCGGCGAGTTGCTCGCGCGCGGTCAGGCGGGCGCCCAGGAACGACACCCACAGTGCGATCGGGCGGGCCGCGACGATCGCGAAGAGCACGAACAGCCAGCCCTGCCAGCCGATGTCGCCCAGCAGCGCCGGCGTCAGCAGAGCCCCGAACACCAGCAGCGCCGCGAGTTTGAACAGCTCGGCGATCAGCTCCCCGAACTCCTCGAACGCCTCCCTCTGCCGTGGCCCGAAGGAGGCGACGGTCATGCCGGCGGCGAACGCGGCCAGGAACAGGTTGCCGTGGGTGACCTTGCCGAGCGCGAGCACGAGCAGCCCGATGGCCACCGCGTTGAGCGGCAGGTACTGCGTGGACGCGGCGAAGAAGCGGCTCTGCTCCAGCCGCAACGCCAGCCACGGCACCGCCACGCCGATGACGATGCCGAGGATCAACTCCAGGGCCAACGAACCGAGGTGGAGATCGTCGGTCCCGGCCGCGACGGCCAGGAACACGACCACGAACGGCAACGCCAAGCCGTCGTTGACGCCGGACTCGACGTTGAGCAGCTGACGCAACCGGGCGGGTACCCGTTCGTTGCCGACCAGCGCCGCCGCGAACACCGGGTCGGTGGGCGCCAGCACGGCGCCGATGAGGCACCCAACCGAGCACGCCCTCGCCCGCGAGGAACCCGGCGACGAGGAAGACCACCGCGGTCGAGAGCACCGTGCGGTTGGCGAGCGCGGACACCAGGACGGCCAACAGCAGCACCCCGGCGAAGACGAGCAGGAGTGTCATCGAGGTGAGCCCTTCGCCGGTGGTGGGGCGCCGGCGCGCATCCCGGCGGACGACACCGTACGGGATGGGACCGCTTCCTACGAACGATGTATGTGTGCAATAGTTGGCTCATGGCCGGCCAACGGAGCGTCCGGGAACGCCCGTGGCCCAGCCTGCGCACAGTGCCCCCGTGGCTCGGGCTGGTGCTGGCTCTCGTCACGCTCTTCGCGCCGGCGCTGCCGAACTCGGCCGCGGCGCGGGCTGACGCGGTGCCCGCGGGGGCGGAGGCGCCGATTCGACCGGGCGCCGCGCAGGCGATCCGGCAAACGGGACCGGACGTGCACGCCGTCGCCAGGTCTGCGGAACGGCGGCTCGCCGCCGCCGTGGCGGGCTCCAAGGACGACGACGCGGGGGAGGGTCCGCACGACGTCCAGCGGGTGCGGCAGCCACCGGCGACGCCCGGGCTCGTGAGCCGGGCCGTGCTGCCCGACCCGTGCGCCGCCGGCGACCCGCCGCACACCGGGGCGGGGTCACGGCGCACCGTGGCCGATGAAACACCGCCAGATTCGGTGTTCCGCTGCAATCCGGACGGACGAGGACCACCGCGGCGTTCGTGACGCCCCAGGTCCCGTCCACCAGCCGCCAACCGCCGGCGGCCCTGTCCCGGAGAAACCATGCCTTCCATCACCCGACAGTCCCGCGTGCCCGCGCCCAGGTCGTGGCAGCGCGAGCGGGTCGAATCCAACCAGGTCGCCACCGCCGCGTTGAGCGCGATGGCCGCTCTGCCGGCCGACGATCCCAGCCGCGAACGGTTGCGCGAGACCGTCATCTCGACCTATCTGCCCATGGCGCGTCGGCTGGCCAAGCGTTACCACTCCGGTCGCGAGCCGCTCGACGACCTCAACCAGGTCGCCGCCGTCGGACTGATCCACGCGGTGGATCGGTTCGACCCGGGTCGGTGCGACGTCTTCCCCGCCTTCGCGGTGCCCAACATCGTCGGCGAGCTGCGTCGGCACTTCCGTGACAAAGTCGGTGACCTCCGGATCCCGCGGTCCGTGCAGGAGCTCGGGCCCAAGCTGGCCAACGCCCGGGAGGCGCTCGCCCAGGAACTCGGGCGTGAGCCGACGTCCCGGGAGGTCGCTGAGCGGGTCGAGGTGACCGTTGGCGAGGCGGCGGAGGCGAATGCTTACGCCGGTGTGCACCGCAGCGCGTCGCTCGACAAACCCGCCGAGTCCGATCCGGTCGGCGCGGCCGGCCCGGACCGCCTCGGCGCCGACGATCCCGAGTTGGCCCGGGCCGACCTGCGGCTCACAGTGCACCCACTCGTCGCCGGGCTCCCGGCCCGTGAGCGGAGCATCGTGTGGCAGCGGTTCTGGCTCGACCGCAGCCAGTCCGAGATCGCGGCCGATCTCGGCATCTCCCAGATGCATGTCTCGCGGCTGCTGGGGCGGGCCATCGAGGCCATGCACCGGCAGGCAGACGGTCCATCCATCCAGCCACGCTGATCGTCGGTCCGGCGGTCGCGCCCACGCGCGGCCGCCGGTCACCGGACGCGTAGGAGGTTGCAGACGTCGAACACACCGGCCACACGCCACGCGGAATCGCCGGCGTGGATCCGCACCTCGGGAGACGGGACGACGCCACCGAGCAGCACCACCCGGTTCTGCACCGCAACCTGGATCTCGGCGTCCACCAGGCCCGGGTCGACGGAGAGCCGCCCGACCACGGCGGTTGCCAGTTCCACGTCGTCGGCGTTGCGGTGGGGCCGTGGCGTCGGCCGCCACGAACCGTCGTCGGGAAGCATCGAGGGAAACATCAGCGTCCTTCGGCAGCGGGGGTCAGGCCGGCGGACGGCTACCGCCAGGCATGGCCGCCCAAACATCCAATTAGCCCTACAGGTCGGGGCCGATCGGCAAGGTCGCATCCCGCGTATGTCGGCTCCTTCCGCGCCCGACTGGGCGCCGCGGTATGCGAGCTGGCGACACCGCGGCATGGTCGCCGACCCGTGCGTACGTCGTGATGGGCGACGGACGGACGCGCAGACGGCCGGCGCCGTCGGCAGATGGCCGGCGACGTGCCCAAAGGACTCAGCCACCTCGCCTTGACCAACGCCACCTTCGCCGTTCGGCGCCTACCCCAGTCGAAGTAGAACGCGTTTCACTGCCAGGCAGCGGGGTAGGCGATCTTTCTGGTGGAGTTCGAGGCGGTGACCGTGCTTCAGGCTGGATTCTGGATCCTCGCCGCCATCGCTGTCGTCTCCGACCTTCGACCGCTGGCCGGATGGGATCGGCGGCACGTGGCGAGTCCCGTGTTTCTTTCGACCTGTTTCAGCTTCGGGATCCTGCTCGTCTGGGGACTGGGCCCCGCCTTGGCCGTCCAGGCCACCGCGAACCTCGTCGGCTGCGCGCGCCTGCGGCTCTCGCCGTGGGAGTCCGCGATAGTGCTCGTCCGCAACGCCGCGGGGATCGGGGCCGCGGGCGGCCTCCTGCTCGCCACCGGCGTTGGCCCGTTGCGCCGCGCCGAAGGCGTGGACGGGTCGATGATCGGTCAGGTCGTGGTGGCGGTGCTGGCGGCGTTGCTGGTGAGCTACGGGATTCTGGTGATCGCGGACCGGTTCGCGACCGGGCGGCCATGGCACACCAGTTTCACCCGTGGCCTCGGTCTCAACGTGCTCGCCAGCGCATCACTCCTGTTCCTGGGTCCGGTGATCGTCGCCGAGCCACGTGGTTGGACGTTCGCACTCCTGTTGCTGCCCATCGGAGCGCTGACTGGCATGGTCCGGCTGATCGACCGACAGAACCGAGCGCTGCGGCGGGATGCGTTGACCGGCGTGCTGAGTCAACGCGGCCTGGACGAGGTGGTCAACCGGATGCTCGGACGCGACGACGCCCGCTCCGAGCCCGTCGAGTTCGCGTTCCTGTTGTTCCACGGCGCGCGGCTGCGGGACATCAGTGAGTCGTACGGCCGGCGCATCGGGGACCGGATCGTGATGGAGATCGCCCGCCGCCTGCGAAGCGCTGTCGGTCCGCAGGATGCGGTCGGCCGTCTCGAGGGCAACGAGTTCGGGATCGTCCACGCCGGTCGCCGCGACGCGGACGCCGCGGTGGCCGTGGCGAGGACGACCGTGGCGTCGCTCGAGGAGCCGGCGGTCGTGGCCGGTGTGCCGTTCGACATTCGTGGGACGGTCGGCATCGCGCTGGCGCCCGAGCACGGCGCTGACCTGACGACCATCGTGCGGCACGCCGACTCCGCGGCCCACGAGGCCGCGCGGGCTGGTGTGCCGGCTCTGGTCTACACGCCGGCGCCGGTCAGCGACCCGGCGCGCCGTCTCGAGATCCTCAGGGACCTCAGCGCGACCCTCGACGGTCGCTCCGGCGGCGGAACGATCAGTTTCGTCTACCAGCCCCAGGTCGATCTGGCCAGCGGCGAACTGGCGAGCGTCGAGGCGTTGCTGCGGTGGCAGCACCCCCGACGCGGCGCCGTCGACACCGGCACGATCGTGGAGGTCGCGGAGCCGACCGCCTTGATGGGCCGGATCACCGAGCGGGCGGTGGAGGAGGTGACGGCCCAGCTCCGACGATGGAACGCGGAGCACCGGCCGATCGCGGCCGCGGTCAACGTCAGCATGCGCGACCTCCAGCGGTCCGGCTTCGTCGACCACCTGCTCGCCACGGTCGCCGGCGGCGGCATCAGGCCGGATCAGCTGACGGTGGAAATCACCGAGGGCGAGCTGATCTCCGAGGCCGGGCATGTCGAGCGAGCCGTGGCCCGCATCGCGGACGCCGGCATCGGCCTCGCCGCGGACGACTTCGGCACGGGGTTCTCGTCTCTGCAGCACCTGCGCCGGCTGGCACTGACCGAGGTGAAGATCGACAAGAGTCTGGTCGGCGGCATCGCCGATCGACGGGACGACCGGGCGCTGGTCCGCTCCGTCATCGAGATGGCTGCCACCTTGGGGCTGCGAGTCGTCGCCGAAGGAGTGGAGGACGAGCGAACCCATCAGGTGCTGCTGGATCTCGGCTGTCCCACGGCGCAGGGTTGGTACTACGGCCGGCCGCGGACGGCGGCGGGTATCAGTGACTGGATCGGCGGGGAACGGGTCGGCTAGGGGGCCGAGACCGGCGAAAGCCTTGGTTTCCGCTCCCCCGGACGATGTACGTATGCAAGAATCGGTCGATGAGCATGCGGTCCCGGCCATCGCCCGGCGTGCCCGCCGCAGTCGTGCTCGTGTGCGACGGTTGCGAGAGCGAGCTGTCCGCCGCGGTCCATCTGCGCGACTGGTACGTGCTGTGGCCGTTGGCCGTCGGCGCGGGCTGGCAGGGGGAGCCGCACCCGTTCGGCGCACACCGGTGCGCGCAGTGCGCGGGATCGGACTCAGCCTCGGGGTGAGGCAACGACCGCCGGCGGCGCCAACCCGAACAGGCCCAGCAAGCCGGAGACCCACAGCACCCGGCGCACGAACGGCGACGGCGCCTGGATGGTCAGCGTGGCCCCGGCGGCCGCGGCCGCCCGATGGCAGGAAACCAACGTGCCCAACGCCGTCGAATCAACCAGTGTCACCAGGTGCATGTCGATGATCATCCGGCTCAGCTGATCGCGGGAAAGCAGGGCGAGAACCTCATCGAGCAGCAGGCCCGCGTTGGCGGTGTCAAGCTCGCCCGCGACCCGGATCCGGGCGGTGCCGGCGCCGACGTGCGCGCTCTCGATCTGCATCGTGGCAACCTCCTCGTGGTGCGACGCACGAGTGTCCTAGCGCCTCGGGGTGCTGCCGGAGCGTAGCATGTATTCATACAAATACCCTGTGCCGGTTCGTCGGCCACGACGATGGAGACAGCCGAGGAGGGCTCCCGTATGCGAGCATGGGCCCGTGGCCGTGTCTGAGACGATCAACCGGGGTGGCGCCCTCGACGCGCTGGTCGACGACCTGCTGGCGTTGTCCCGCGTGCTGGTTGGCCTGACGGCGCGCACACTGGCGGCGCTCGACACCGA
Protein-coding regions in this window:
- a CDS encoding DUF998 domain-containing protein, with protein sequence MKAQRVDVSTALVSAVAGQVLLVGTVWLLPFASAHRVTDDTIGELVLGPYGFLLTLAFAVAALGLVTLAIAIRKAIPLTAGARAGSGLLATAGVALLIGGLFDTDRLDGAIDWDSLSANGVVHLLAVAVSFICAVAAMVVLTWTFARSARWRPFTPWSGLLATGSVSLLLAQGGQQDSSTGLLQRLLVTLVAAWVVAVAWRVRSSATDAHEARSTVARP
- a CDS encoding DUF6069 family protein, whose translation is MVLRRETRRRGAVAVAATAAPAVVWLAAVPIGGLDIVASMPAPATPGTAARHAVTVGLPAVVVAAATASLAGWVLFSLLERLTPLAGPVWLGVALPAFILSLAGPFMATTTAAMLALAGMHLAVAAVLVPGLALSWQRSWPRDGGARLMRVGGR
- a CDS encoding PRC-barrel domain-containing protein is translated as MTADAMLVTLSDTERTVSAAEDVRGRRMRDCDGLLVGTVTDLLVDTGEGKVRFLRVGDSGAAGPRRLPVCVPVEAVTLVRSDEIQVDQTLTRITGAPRSDAQSGDQLPFYRVLYSYYDYPPFWSPGHVYPPFPQHR
- a CDS encoding nitroreductase family deazaflavin-dependent oxidoreductase, which gives rise to MRVREPGHRPGRLLRALFRVPVPLLRWRLGAIFGHRVVLIEHFGRRTGVRRQTAVEVIGRDRRSGTITVASGYGGRADWYRNLRANPRATVVDGARRRTVEAFVVSPDDAAGTMVGYAQQHPRIAPRVARMLGYEVDGTDEDYAALGRALRFLELAPVRRLT
- a CDS encoding sigma-70 family RNA polymerase sigma factor: MPSITRQSRVPAPRSWQRERVESNQVATAALSAMAALPADDPSRERLRETVISTYLPMARRLAKRYHSGREPLDDLNQVAAVGLIHAVDRFDPGRCDVFPAFAVPNIVGELRRHFRDKVGDLRIPRSVQELGPKLANAREALAQELGREPTSREVAERVEVTVGEAAEANAYAGVHRSASLDKPAESDPVGAAGPDRLGADDPELARADLRLTVHPLVAGLPARERSIVWQRFWLDRSQSEIAADLGISQMHVSRLLGRAIEAMHRQADGPSIQPR
- a CDS encoding BON domain-containing protein, whose protein sequence is MLPDDGSWRPTPRPHRNADDVELATAVVGRLSVDPGLVDAEIQVAVQNRVVLLGGVVPSPEVRIHAGDSAWRVAGVFDVCNLLRVR
- a CDS encoding GGDEF domain-containing phosphodiesterase, whose amino-acid sequence is MFLSTCFSFGILLVWGLGPALAVQATANLVGCARLRLSPWESAIVLVRNAAGIGAAGGLLLATGVGPLRRAEGVDGSMIGQVVVAVLAALLVSYGILVIADRFATGRPWHTSFTRGLGLNVLASASLLFLGPVIVAEPRGWTFALLLLPIGALTGMVRLIDRQNRALRRDALTGVLSQRGLDEVVNRMLGRDDARSEPVEFAFLLFHGARLRDISESYGRRIGDRIVMEIARRLRSAVGPQDAVGRLEGNEFGIVHAGRRDADAAVAVARTTVASLEEPAVVAGVPFDIRGTVGIALAPEHGADLTTIVRHADSAAHEAARAGVPALVYTPAPVSDPARRLEILRDLSATLDGRSGGGTISFVYQPQVDLASGELASVEALLRWQHPRRGAVDTGTIVEVAEPTALMGRITERAVEEVTAQLRRWNAEHRPIAAAVNVSMRDLQRSGFVDHLLATVAGGGIRPDQLTVEITEGELISEAGHVERAVARIADAGIGLAADDFGTGFSSLQHLRRLALTEVKIDKSLVGGIADRRDDRALVRSVIEMAATLGLRVVAEGVEDERTHQVLLDLGCPTAQGWYYGRPRTAAGISDWIGGERVG
- a CDS encoding STAS domain-containing protein; the protein is MQIESAHVGAGTARIRVAGELDTANAGLLLDEVLALLSRDQLSRMIIDMHLVTLVDSTALGTLVSCHRAAAAAGATLTIQAPSPFVRRVLWVSGLLGLFGLAPPAVVASPRG